Proteins found in one Thermoleophilaceae bacterium genomic segment:
- a CDS encoding FHA domain-containing protein — MHCPECGFVNAEGANYCQKCGSYLGDVTEGDTTVTYQLDETGELKPVDLEPVVAEGAALVIRSGGGRSGESFAISGERMTIGRSPEAEVFLDDVTVSRNHALLVRRRDGLYIDDLGSLNGTYVNRRRIESHKLVDGDELQVGKYKLTYLEK; from the coding sequence ATGCACTGTCCAGAGTGCGGCTTTGTCAACGCCGAGGGCGCGAACTACTGCCAGAAGTGCGGTTCGTACCTTGGCGACGTGACCGAGGGCGACACCACCGTCACCTACCAGCTCGACGAGACCGGCGAGCTCAAGCCCGTGGATCTCGAGCCGGTGGTGGCCGAGGGCGCGGCGCTCGTGATCCGATCGGGAGGGGGCCGCTCCGGTGAGAGCTTCGCGATCTCGGGCGAGCGGATGACGATCGGGCGCAGCCCCGAGGCAGAGGTCTTCCTCGACGACGTGACTGTGTCGCGCAATCACGCGCTTCTCGTGCGCCGCCGCGACGGCCTCTACATCGATGACCTCGGTTCGCTGAACGGCACGTACGTGAACCGCCGCCGGATCGAGTCGCACAAGCTCGTGGACGGCGACGAGCTGCAGGTCGGCAAGTACAAGCTCACCTATCTCGAGAAGTGA